One window from the genome of Corynebacterium sp. SCR221107 encodes:
- a CDS encoding HpcH/HpaI aldolase/citrate lyase family protein: protein MTSPDGFHIPGPAILFAPSNRAEIIPKAAARADMVILDLEDGAGDVDRDVAYGNIRNAHLDPARTFVRIVGPQDPYHADDLAFVRSTEYTNVIVPKVGAHLPPHLDGLNIVPIIETPQAVLNIAEIAADDNVVGLYWGADDLTIALGGLYSRRRSDEPHPGSYRPAMELARQLTLIHAAAAGKFAMDAVYQDFQDEAGLYFEALDSARMGFQLFPCIHPRQVEVVRKAFRPTEEQLQWAHRIAEETKKHPGAFKLDGEMVDAPLIKLASILLSRAEI, encoded by the coding sequence ATGACTTCTCCAGATGGCTTTCACATTCCAGGACCTGCGATTCTTTTTGCCCCTTCCAACCGAGCGGAGATTATTCCGAAGGCCGCGGCCCGCGCGGACATGGTCATTCTTGACCTTGAAGACGGAGCAGGCGATGTCGATCGTGACGTGGCGTATGGCAACATCCGCAACGCGCACCTCGATCCGGCACGTACTTTCGTGCGCATCGTGGGACCACAAGATCCTTATCACGCCGACGACCTTGCTTTTGTACGTTCGACCGAATACACAAACGTCATCGTGCCGAAGGTAGGAGCGCACCTGCCTCCTCACCTTGACGGACTCAACATTGTCCCCATCATCGAGACACCACAAGCGGTACTCAATATCGCTGAGATAGCTGCCGACGACAATGTGGTGGGCTTGTATTGGGGGGCCGACGACCTCACCATCGCCCTCGGCGGACTGTACTCGCGCCGTCGCAGTGACGAGCCGCATCCGGGCTCATATCGGCCAGCGATGGAGCTCGCCCGGCAATTGACCCTCATTCATGCGGCTGCCGCGGGCAAATTTGCGATGGACGCCGTCTATCAAGACTTCCAGGACGAGGCGGGACTCTACTTCGAGGCTCTGGATTCCGCGCGCATGGGATTTCAGCTTTTCCCGTGCATTCACCCACGACAGGTGGAGGTCGTGCGAAAGGCATTCCGTCCAACAGAGGAGCAGCTCCAGTGGGCGCATCGCATCGCTGAGGAAACTAAGAAGCACCCTGGCGCTTTCAAGCTGGACGGCGAAATGGTGGATGCTCCCTTAATCAAGCTAGCTTCCATCTTGTTGTCCCGCGCGGAGATTTAG
- a CDS encoding TetR/AcrR family transcriptional regulator has translation MAGAVGRPRKKSPRRRGSTAREEILDASAELFTTQGFATTSTHQIADAVGIRQASLYYHFPSKTEIFLKLLNSTVEPSTRLAALLGEAEVNAPLRLWALTAAECRLLLSSRWNVGRLYQLPVASSEEFSDYHAQRAQLEQIFRDIAGEIVGPEDPRVDLPFHIALSVIEMRKNDGVVPFPLSDETLPELAIMLADAVLAVLGTKLPDNRVERTLELIQQANEQLEDSEES, from the coding sequence ATGGCAGGAGCTGTTGGCCGCCCGCGCAAGAAGAGCCCTCGCCGCCGTGGCAGCACGGCACGCGAGGAGATCTTGGATGCTTCCGCGGAGCTGTTTACCACCCAGGGTTTCGCAACGACATCCACCCACCAGATCGCTGATGCCGTCGGCATTCGCCAGGCGTCGTTGTACTATCACTTCCCTTCTAAGACGGAGATATTCCTTAAGCTGCTGAATTCGACAGTGGAGCCTTCCACTCGTCTGGCGGCTCTTCTTGGTGAGGCTGAGGTTAACGCCCCCCTTCGCCTGTGGGCATTGACGGCTGCGGAATGCCGCCTGTTGCTGTCGTCGCGGTGGAACGTCGGTCGCCTTTATCAGCTTCCTGTTGCGTCTTCAGAAGAATTTTCCGATTATCATGCGCAGCGTGCTCAGCTGGAGCAAATTTTCCGAGACATCGCAGGCGAAATCGTCGGTCCTGAGGATCCGCGGGTGGATCTTCCTTTCCACATCGCTTTGTCGGTGATTGAAATGCGCAAGAACGACGGCGTGGTTCCCTTCCCCTTGTCGGATGAAACTCTGCCAGAACTTGCGATTATGCTTGCCGACGCTGTACTCGCCGTTTTGGGTACGAAGCTGCCGGATAACCGAGTTGAGCGAACGTTGGAGCTCATCCAGCAAGCCAACGAGCAACTCGAAGACAGCGAAGAAAGCTAG
- a CDS encoding putative nucleotidyltransferase substrate binding domain-containing protein — MHSSLIELAEQAPLCSNTPMLRGVLAESQDLVRNAVDHDENLQELVAWFSALITDALHSPAVEELTGGARIVLTGSVGRGDALPNSPIKWLAVGPADANTEPLTKLITGVGLNTDVTPLGSAPRTKQEWIQAVKDADSSQLAIFADAGTWLLESVLARGEHEGLLADAIALRPPAVQLLEGLPDRDVRFDVRRDLLYPIIAIARWAGVAAGSEALTTLDRIDAGLSAGHLSVAQADYLREAWAAGLQLQFRRWTDRIDNQRSTAEYLPPLQRSIYGASARSVSEVAHSLASEHGITLS; from the coding sequence CTGCATTCATCTTTGATCGAGCTCGCTGAACAAGCACCCCTGTGCTCCAATACACCCATGCTCCGTGGGGTGCTCGCTGAGTCCCAAGACTTGGTACGCAACGCCGTCGATCATGACGAGAACCTTCAAGAGCTCGTCGCATGGTTTTCTGCGCTCATAACGGATGCCCTACATTCTCCCGCGGTTGAGGAGCTCACCGGAGGTGCTCGCATTGTCCTTACCGGTTCGGTTGGTCGCGGTGATGCCCTTCCAAACTCCCCCATTAAGTGGCTTGCCGTGGGCCCTGCAGATGCCAACACCGAACCCTTGACCAAACTAATCACAGGTGTTGGGCTCAATACTGACGTAACCCCATTGGGTTCTGCACCACGTACGAAACAGGAATGGATCCAGGCAGTCAAGGACGCTGATAGCTCACAGCTCGCGATCTTCGCTGATGCCGGAACCTGGCTACTCGAATCGGTGCTTGCTCGTGGCGAACATGAAGGACTGCTGGCCGACGCCATCGCCTTGCGACCGCCAGCCGTACAACTGCTCGAAGGACTCCCCGACCGCGACGTACGCTTTGACGTTCGGCGGGACCTGCTTTACCCCATCATTGCTATTGCCCGTTGGGCAGGAGTCGCAGCAGGCTCGGAGGCACTAACCACGTTGGATCGAATTGATGCTGGGCTTTCCGCCGGACATCTCAGCGTGGCGCAGGCCGATTATTTGCGCGAAGCATGGGCAGCCGGCCTTCAGTTGCAATTCCGTCGCTGGACTGACCGAATTGACAACCAGCGTTCGACCGCCGAATACCTCCCGCCGTTGCAGCGATCCATTTATGGCGCTTCTGCGCGCTCGGTGAGCGAAGTTGCACACTCACTAGCCAGTGAGCACGGGATCACTCTGAGTTAG
- a CDS encoding thioesterase family protein, which yields MGNFYFRRIADNRFEPSRHTEGAWSREDYHFSALAGLMVNEIERSRPNAELVLSRVSFDILGRLPFEEVAVDVEVLRPGRTIELVQATASIGGRAMISARAWYLAAADTAEVAHMDEHRLPAPDECPEGTLQGLWGGGFIEQMHFRKAGPIEPGHGAIWLTSDNQLIEGEPRIEVAEFFARIDVANGVSPRRQPTEWAFPNVDLTVHLYRQPDGAWTGLDTKVYWGAEGIGLTSSVLHDVHGPVGRAEQILTLRKI from the coding sequence ATGGGCAACTTCTATTTCCGCCGAATCGCCGATAACCGCTTTGAGCCGTCCCGACACACGGAAGGCGCATGGTCCAGGGAGGACTATCACTTCAGCGCTTTAGCGGGTCTAATGGTCAATGAGATTGAACGCTCGCGCCCGAACGCAGAACTAGTCTTAAGCCGCGTTTCCTTTGACATTCTCGGAAGGCTGCCGTTTGAGGAGGTGGCAGTTGACGTCGAGGTTTTGCGTCCTGGACGCACCATCGAACTCGTACAGGCCACGGCTAGTATTGGTGGACGCGCGATGATTAGCGCCAGGGCCTGGTACCTAGCAGCTGCCGACACTGCTGAGGTGGCTCACATGGACGAACATCGCCTACCTGCGCCAGATGAGTGCCCGGAAGGAACCCTTCAGGGGCTCTGGGGTGGTGGTTTCATTGAACAAATGCATTTCCGGAAAGCGGGCCCTATTGAACCGGGACATGGAGCGATCTGGCTGACCTCCGACAATCAGTTGATTGAGGGGGAGCCGCGTATTGAAGTTGCCGAATTCTTTGCCCGCATCGACGTGGCCAATGGAGTAAGTCCCCGCCGTCAGCCAACGGAGTGGGCATTTCCCAATGTTGACCTGACCGTCCACTTGTACCGACAACCGGACGGGGCATGGACGGGATTGGATACGAAGGTGTATTGGGGTGCTGAAGGAATCGGATTGACAAGCTCAGTGCTCCATGATGTCCACGGCCCTGTCGGGCGAGCAGAGCAGATCCTCACCCTCCGTAAGATCTAA
- the rpsR gene encoding 30S ribosomal protein S18: MKRTNMKKARMEQSRRPKKNPLKAAGIEKVDYKDINTLRLFISDRHKIRSRRVTGLTPQQQRQVATAVKNAREMALLPFTSR, from the coding sequence ATGAAGCGCACCAACATGAAGAAGGCGCGGATGGAGCAGTCCCGCCGCCCCAAGAAGAACCCTCTCAAGGCCGCCGGTATCGAAAAGGTTGATTACAAGGACATCAACACCCTTCGCCTTTTCATCTCCGATCGCCACAAGATTCGTTCTCGTCGCGTAACCGGCCTGACCCCGCAGCAGCAGCGTCAGGTTGCCACCGCCGTCAAGAACGCTCGCGAGATGGCTCTCCTGCCGTTCACCAGCCGCTAA
- the rpsN gene encoding 30S ribosomal protein S14, translated as MAKKSKIAKNEQRKEIVARYAERRNELKAIIKNPNTSDEDRLDAQFELNRQPRDASPVRVRNRDSRDGRPRGFLRKFGVSRVRMREMAHRGELPGVRKSSW; from the coding sequence ATGGCTAAGAAGTCCAAGATCGCCAAGAACGAGCAGCGCAAGGAAATCGTCGCCCGCTATGCGGAGCGCCGTAACGAGCTCAAGGCAATCATCAAGAACCCTAACACCTCTGACGAGGACCGTCTGGACGCACAGTTCGAGCTGAACCGTCAGCCACGCGACGCCTCCCCAGTTCGCGTTCGTAACCGCGACTCCCGCGATGGTCGCCCACGTGGCTTCCTCCGCAAGTTCGGCGTTTCCCGTGTCCGTATGCGCGAGATGGCTCACCGCGGTGAGCTGCCTGGCGTTCGTAAGTCCAGCTGGTAA
- the rpmG gene encoding 50S ribosomal protein L33 produces the protein MARNDIRPIIKLKSTAGTGYTYVTRKNKRNNPDRITLKKYDPVARKHVEFREER, from the coding sequence ATGGCACGTAACGATATCCGCCCAATCATCAAGCTGAAGTCTACGGCTGGCACCGGTTACACCTACGTCACCCGTAAGAACAAGCGAAACAACCCCGATCGTATCACTCTGAAGAAGTACGATCCGGTAGCCCGCAAGCACGTCGAATTCCGCGAGGAGCGATAA
- the rpmB gene encoding 50S ribosomal protein L28, translated as MSAICQVTGRQPSYGKSVSHSHRRTSRRWNPNVQRRKFYLPSEGRTITLNVSTKGLKIIDRDGIESVVAKIRARGEKI; from the coding sequence ATGTCGGCTATTTGCCAGGTCACGGGACGTCAGCCGAGCTACGGCAAGTCTGTCTCGCACTCGCACCGACGCACGTCTCGCCGTTGGAACCCCAACGTGCAGCGTCGTAAGTTCTACCTGCCCTCCGAGGGCCGTACCATCACCTTGAATGTTTCCACCAAGGGCCTGAAGATCATCGACCGCGACGGCATCGAGTCCGTTGTTGCGAAGATCCGAGCACGTGGGGAGAAGATCTAA